The genomic window GTGGTTGAACGTTTTGAATAGCTACAGTTATAACTTCAATACCAGTTTTATACCTATCAAGAATTTGTTGCATCAATTTTCTTACATCTATAGCTGCTTGAGTTCTACTTTCATATAAAATCTTATTCATGGATTGCTTACCAACAATTTCACGCATAGCAGTTTCAGCAGCTTGCCTTACTGATTCATCAGGAGCTCTAGTTTCAAATAAATAATTTGCAGCAGGACTATTTTTGCCATTTGTCCCTTGCATATCTGCTTTTAAACGATACTGAACGTCAAACTGAACATCAACAATATTCTCGTCCTCAGTTAGCATTAAAGCCTCTGGTAGAACTTTATTTCTAGCATTATCTCTATAGCCAACAGAAAAAGATCTAACACGAGATATATCTACAATCTCAACATTTTCAATTGGTGTTGGTATATGCCACTGAAACCCAGGGGCAACGGTTCTCGAGTACTTTCCAAATTGAGTTACAACACCAACTTGGCCTTCTTTAACAATATAAAAGCCACTAATTAGCCAGGCGATAAGAAGACCAATAATAATTACGAAAAAGCCAAACTTAGATAAAATCTTTGAAGTTGGTTTTTTAGGACCACCTGGAGGGACTCTACCAAAATTACCCCTACGCTTCGAATCCTTATCGAACATACCTTTTAGTTTATTTGCTAAATCTCCAAACACCTGATCTAGTTCAGGAGGAGCATCACTCCTTGGTTGTTTTGGATTTTCTTTTGGGTTTTCTGAGGACTGACCTTTGCCCCAGTCGGGATCATTAAGATTTGCGATCAAATTGTCTTTCAATGGAAATTTTCCCTAAATGTTACTTTTAAATTCTGCGATTGCTTTACGCAATAAATTCATACCTTCACGAGTTTTAGAACTCACAAATATTCGGTTTATTTTACCTTGTTCATCGGTTTCTATTCTAGCTCCCTGCTCGAGAAGGTCAATTTTGTTATACACCAGTATTGTTGGTATATCTTCAGCATTAATTTCTTTCAAAACCTTATTTACTTCAAGAATTTGCTCATCTCTTTGAGGATTTGCGGCATCTACTACATGAAATAATAAATCTGCATGTACAGTTTCTTCTAACGTGGCCTTAAATGCGGCAATTAAAGTTGTAGGCAAGTCTCTAATAAATCCGACAGTATCTGAAATTGTGACCTGACCAACATCTTCTATCCAAATCCTTCTGGTAGTCGTGTCCAATGTAGCAAATAATTGATCTGCCTCATAAGTGCCTGCACGTGTCAATGCATTGAATAAAGTGGATTTTCCAGCATTTGTGTAGCCAACTAGAGAAACTGAAAGCATATTTGATCTAGCTCTTGCTCTTCTTTGAGTAAGCCTCTGGGTATCTAATTTAGCAAGTCGCTCTTTAAGTTGCTTTACTTTATCCCCAATCATACGTCGATCCATTTCAAGTTGAGACTCACCTGGTCCACGCATACCAATACCCCCTCTTTGACGCTCCAAGTGAGTCCAAAGACGAGTTAGCCGAGTAATCAAATGCTGAAGTTGAGCTAATTCAACTTGAAGTTTACCTTCATGGCTTTTAGCCCTAAGAGCAAATATATCAAGAATTAAAGTGACCCTATCAATAACACGCAATCCAAATGCTCGCTCTAGATTTCTTTGTTGAGCTGGACTAAGAGCCTGATCAAAAAGGATAATTTCTGGTTTATAAATAGAAATTAAACCAACAACCTCTTCCACTTTACCGCTTCCGATAAAGAATTTAGCATCTGGTTTGTCTCGCTTTGCAACAACAGTTTCAAGTATCTGTGCTCCAGCACCCGTTGCTAACATTTGAAATTCACTTAAATGAGAGTCGAAGTTTGAATCGTTAAAATTAACGCTAATTACTATTGCTTTCATCAATATAGTGAACTCCACCAATTACATGGTGGACTAAATCTAAACTCCTTAGATTGGTTCTTCAGATTCAGAGTTTTCAACTACTTCAGTAAATTCTGTTATTTCATTTGGAAATGGGACAGCTCGTGCTGGTACTACTGTAGAAATTGCATGCTTATATACCATTTGAGTTACAGTATTTCTTAATAGGATTACATACTGATCGAAGGACTCAACTTGTCCTTGTAATTTAATACCATTAACTAGATAGATCGAAACAGGAATATGCTCTTTTCTTAGGGCATTAAGGAAAGGATCTTGTAGTGTTTGTCCTTTAAAACTCATTGTAAGTGCTCCGTGTTGTTTTTATAAAAGCAAGTTAGTTAGTTCATATTAACGTAAGAAAATTTAACTAACAAGACATAGAAGTTCACTTGTAAAAATACTACATATTAATTTTTATCAAGGTATGGATTTTTTGTTGATTTAAATTCTATTCTTAAGGGTGTACCTTCTAGTTTAAAAGCCTTCCTAAATCTAGTCTCCAAATAACGCCTATAAGAATCGGGTATAGCATCAAGAGCATTGCCATGAATGATAACAAGTGGAGGATTCTGACCACCCTGATGTGCATATCTCATCTTAGGTCTGAAAATGCCTTTTCGTGGAGGGGGTTGCTGATCCACGGCAGCTTGAAGTTCACGGGTAAGTTTAGGAGTAGGAAGTTTTCTAAAAGCTGCTTCGTGTGCCAGGTTTACAGACTTAAGTAAAGATTTAATTCCTTGAGATTTCAGTGCAGATATAAAATGAACTTTTGCGAAAGAGAGAAATCTTAGTTTTCTTTCAAATTCTCTGATTACCCAATCCCTTTTATCCTCATCTAAACCATCCCATTTGTTTATGGCAACGACCAATGCTCTACCGCTTTCTAATATAAACCCTGCAATGTGGGCATCCTGCTCAGAAATTTCACTTTGAGCATCTAAAACTAAAACAACCACATTACAGGCTTCAATAGCTTGAAGAGTTTTAATCACTGAGAATTTTTCTATTGACTCAAACACTCTACCCCTTTTACGAAGTCCAGCGGTATCTATTAATTTATATTTTTTGTTGTTATGTTCAAAATCGATTTCAATTGCATCTCTAGTTGTGCCAGGTAAATCAAAAGCAATTACTCTTTGTTCGCCAATAAGTGAATTTATAAGAGTTGATTTACCCACATTTGGCCTTCCAACAATCGCTAATTTAATTTTATGATCGGTGAATTCTTGGTCAGCATCAGGTTCAGAATTTAACTCTTCTTCAGATTGGGGAATTTTAGATAAGGCGATATCTATCAAATTAGCTACCCCATCTCCGTGTGCGGATGAAATAGCCAATGGCTCTCCAAGTCCTAACTCATGAAATTCTGCATTTGCCTGGTTTGGTTGAAGCCCCTCAGCTTTATTAACTGCTAATAGCACAGGAACACCCACCTTTCTAAGTTTAGTGGCAATATCATGGTCCTGTGCATTTATACCTGAACGAGCATCAACTAGAAATATAACTACATCAGATTCTGAAATGGCTAATTCAGTCTGCCTGGCCATTTCTTTAAGAATTCCAGTTTTAACTTTAGGTTCGAAACCACCAGTATCAATAACGAGAAAGGGTCTATCACCAATACGCCCCTCTCCATAATGCCTATCCCTAGTTAAACCAGAATAATCTGCCACAATAGCATTTCTACTGCGAGTCAGTCTGTTAAATAGTGTAGATTTACCTACATTAGGTCGACCAACTAAAGCTATAACAGGCTTATATGACATTAATTAACTCGAAACAATAATAAAGATCCACTACCACTTTGAACAATTACACCTTTTTCAGTGCCAATCAATGGAGAAACAATATCCTTATTTGACCCTACTGTAGTACGACCAACTATAGTGCCTTTTTCGCTATCGAAAACATGAACGAGACCATCTAAGTCTCCAACGAAAACATAGTTTTTAAAAACTACTGGATTAGTTAAACCACGATTTTTAAGTGTTTGGTCAGACCAAATTAATTCACCATTAGCCAAGGCAAATTTTGCAACTGTACCATCAATTCCAGATGCATAAATTTTTGAGCCGTCAGTACCTAAGCCAACTGCTGACGAAAATGGATTAATCCAAATCGGTGTTAGACCTTTGTTAGTAACTCTATAGCAGGAAACATTTCCTTGATAGCTAGAGGTACATACACCATCGTTAAAAACTATAGGTTGACCAACCACATCTGT from Taylorella equigenitalis ATCC 35865 includes these protein-coding regions:
- the hflX gene encoding GTPase HflX, coding for MKAIVISVNFNDSNFDSHLSEFQMLATGAGAQILETVVAKRDKPDAKFFIGSGKVEEVVGLISIYKPEIILFDQALSPAQQRNLERAFGLRVIDRVTLILDIFALRAKSHEGKLQVELAQLQHLITRLTRLWTHLERQRGGIGMRGPGESQLEMDRRMIGDKVKQLKERLAKLDTQRLTQRRARARSNMLSVSLVGYTNAGKSTLFNALTRAGTYEADQLFATLDTTTRRIWIEDVGQVTISDTVGFIRDLPTTLIAAFKATLEETVHADLLFHVVDAANPQRDEQILEVNKVLKEINAEDIPTILVYNKIDLLEQGARIETDEQGKINRIFVSSKTREGMNLLRKAIAEFKSNI
- the der gene encoding ribosome biogenesis GTPase Der; this translates as MSYKPVIALVGRPNVGKSTLFNRLTRSRNAIVADYSGLTRDRHYGEGRIGDRPFLVIDTGGFEPKVKTGILKEMARQTELAISESDVVIFLVDARSGINAQDHDIATKLRKVGVPVLLAVNKAEGLQPNQANAEFHELGLGEPLAISSAHGDGVANLIDIALSKIPQSEEELNSEPDADQEFTDHKIKLAIVGRPNVGKSTLINSLIGEQRVIAFDLPGTTRDAIEIDFEHNNKKYKLIDTAGLRKRGRVFESIEKFSVIKTLQAIEACNVVVLVLDAQSEISEQDAHIAGFILESGRALVVAINKWDGLDEDKRDWVIREFERKLRFLSFAKVHFISALKSQGIKSLLKSVNLAHEAAFRKLPTPKLTRELQAAVDQQPPPRKGIFRPKMRYAHQGGQNPPLVIIHGNALDAIPDSYRRYLETRFRKAFKLEGTPLRIEFKSTKNPYLDKN
- the hfq gene encoding RNA chaperone Hfq is translated as MSFKGQTLQDPFLNALRKEHIPVSIYLVNGIKLQGQVESFDQYVILLRNTVTQMVYKHAISTVVPARAVPFPNEITEFTEVVENSESEEPI
- the hflK gene encoding FtsH protease activity modulator HflK produces the protein MKDNLIANLNDPDWGKGQSSENPKENPKQPRSDAPPELDQVFGDLANKLKGMFDKDSKRRGNFGRVPPGGPKKPTSKILSKFGFFVIIIGLLIAWLISGFYIVKEGQVGVVTQFGKYSRTVAPGFQWHIPTPIENVEIVDISRVRSFSVGYRDNARNKVLPEALMLTEDENIVDVQFDVQYRLKADMQGTNGKNSPAANYLFETRAPDESVRQAAETAMREIVGKQSMNKILYESRTQAAIDVRKLMQQILDRYKTGIEVITVAIQNVQPPEQVQAAFEDAIKAGQDYERQKNEGYAYASKVIPEARGRASRIQQEAEGYKAVVIQKATGEAERFKKIETEFTNSPEITRERMYLSSMEELLKNTPKILVDSKNNSPLLYLPIDKLSASTRTNFNRVSEGYIPEIEQKDNSTSVEDEANKIIDKQDIRSRALNRNRVR